The Pseudodesulfovibrio sp. zrk46 genome contains a region encoding:
- a CDS encoding sugar phosphate isomerase/epimerase family protein translates to MPYGWIMDATPTGPGPHILLSAGCLFHLPLKLIARIGREAGFVGMELIMNSPDLTPDSGLEKISETLPIRSIHAPFRNWAAWGGHLASWKATAQLANSLSHTDHITMHPPGSRLANMIQNRWFEKACDLPLLLDAVGRIQFSLENMPWAERSPFSKDPLDRLMGQCRDKNVGLTFDVCHMGVSGRNVMDAIAKVPLDLLYNVHFSDAVGFTEHLTPGAGNLPLDDFLHHLGKIGYTRYITLELEPSAFPDDMDGTIELLISIREAMQHQLSQGQEAAPPCPTTTSNKSANPNNP, encoded by the coding sequence ATGCCGTATGGATGGATCATGGACGCCACCCCCACTGGCCCTGGCCCCCATATTCTGCTGTCAGCAGGCTGCCTGTTTCACCTGCCGCTCAAGCTCATTGCGCGCATCGGGAGGGAGGCTGGCTTTGTGGGCATGGAGCTGATCATGAATTCGCCGGACCTGACACCGGATTCGGGTCTGGAAAAGATCAGCGAAACCCTGCCCATACGCAGCATCCATGCCCCCTTCCGCAACTGGGCCGCATGGGGCGGCCACCTCGCGTCATGGAAGGCCACCGCCCAACTGGCCAACTCACTGTCGCACACCGACCACATCACCATGCACCCACCCGGGTCGCGGCTGGCCAACATGATCCAGAACCGCTGGTTCGAGAAAGCCTGCGACCTGCCCCTGCTCCTCGATGCCGTGGGCCGCATCCAATTTTCCCTTGAAAATATGCCGTGGGCAGAACGGTCGCCATTTTCCAAGGACCCGCTGGATCGGCTCATGGGCCAGTGCCGCGACAAGAACGTGGGCCTCACCTTTGATGTCTGCCACATGGGCGTTTCCGGCCGTAACGTCATGGATGCCATTGCAAAGGTACCTCTCGACTTGCTCTACAACGTCCACTTCTCCGACGCCGTGGGCTTCACCGAGCACCTCACGCCGGGGGCCGGGAACCTACCCCTCGATGACTTCCTGCACCACCTTGGCAAGATCGGCTACACCCGGTACATAACCTTGGAACTGGAACCCTCAGCCTTTCCCGATGACATGGACGGCACCATCGAACTGCTCATATCCATCCGGGAGGCCATGCAGCATCAACTTTCCCAAGGTCAGGAAGCCGCACCGCCATGCCCCACAACTACCTCGAACAAGTCCGCCAACCCGAACAATCCGTAA